One genomic window of Phormidium ambiguum IAM M-71 includes the following:
- a CDS encoding branched-chain amino acid ABC transporter permease yields the protein MNFSPGYLVSLIIFISIYALFGLGLNLQWGFTGLINFGHVAFMAVGAYTTVLLSLQGVPLFIGALIGAALAALLGLFVGVSTLRLREDYLAIVTIGLSEMIRLIVNNQELPVGNGQWRSGVFGLQGFPLPFNNGALNPFFQFILIAVLTLIAGVCGWQLWRWMSKQLQQGKVRQSTPIGSLILAIIGGIIGLIVYIVGLISLLNTNTFTYKTGLMVVLLLVLTVVFWALERLVSAPWGRVLKAIREDEQIPKALGKNVFWYKLQSLMLGGAIAGFAGAFYAWQLATVYPDNFQPQITFDAWTIVILGGAGNNYGTLLGAIIYWAYFEGTRFILPGLLPFDDARLGAFRIMVIGLLLIILMMVRPQGILGKKEELTLGK from the coding sequence ATGAATTTTTCTCCAGGTTATTTAGTTTCGTTAATCATTTTTATATCGATATATGCTCTATTTGGCTTAGGGCTAAATTTACAATGGGGTTTTACTGGTTTAATTAACTTTGGTCATGTGGCTTTCATGGCGGTGGGCGCTTACACGACTGTATTATTAAGTTTGCAGGGAGTTCCTTTATTTATTGGTGCTTTAATTGGTGCGGCTTTGGCTGCATTATTGGGTTTATTTGTGGGTGTATCAACGCTGCGATTGCGGGAAGATTATTTGGCGATCGTCACTATTGGTTTATCGGAAATGATTCGCTTGATTGTGAATAATCAAGAGTTACCTGTGGGGAATGGCCAATGGCGATCGGGCGTGTTTGGGTTACAAGGTTTTCCTTTGCCATTTAATAATGGTGCTTTGAACCCGTTTTTCCAGTTTATTTTGATAGCTGTCTTAACATTAATTGCTGGGGTCTGTGGTTGGCAATTGTGGCGTTGGATGAGCAAGCAGTTACAACAAGGCAAAGTAAGGCAATCTACTCCTATTGGCTCTTTAATTCTGGCAATTATTGGGGGAATTATAGGTTTAATTGTTTATATAGTAGGTTTAATATCTTTACTCAATACTAATACTTTTACTTATAAAACAGGGTTAATGGTAGTGCTGCTGTTGGTGTTAACAGTAGTATTTTGGGCGTTAGAAAGATTAGTAAGTGCGCCTTGGGGAAGAGTTTTAAAGGCAATTCGAGAAGATGAACAAATCCCAAAAGCTTTGGGGAAAAATGTATTTTGGTATAAGTTACAATCGTTGATGTTAGGAGGTGCGATCGCTGGATTTGCCGGAGCTTTTTATGCTTGGCAATTAGCCACAGTTTATCCAGATAATTTTCAACCCCAAATTACTTTTGATGCTTGGACAATTGTAATTTTGGGCGGTGCAGGTAACAATTATGGAACTTTGTTAGGAGCGATAATTTATTGGGCTTACTTTGAAGGAACTCGGTTTATTTTACCTGGATTGTTACCTTTTGATGATGCCCGTTTAGGTGCTTTTCGGATTATGGTAATTGGGTTATTGTTAATTATTTTGATGATGGTAAGACCACAAGGTATTTTAGGGAAAAAGGAGGAATTAACCCTTGGCAAATAA
- a CDS encoding glucose-6-phosphate isomerase, with protein MDAAALWQRYQDWLYYHEGLGFYLDVSRMGFDDKFLQTLQPKLDKAFKDLAALEAGAIANPDENRMVGHYWLRDPDRAPTAELKQGIIDTVEKIEAFVHKIHSGEIHPPNAEKFTDLLSIGIGGSALGPQFVAEALAPDFPPLAIHFIDNSDPAGIDRTLTKLRDRLATTLVLVISKSGGTPEPRNGMIEVQNAFATQGLDFAKHAIATTGVGSNLDKTAHSQDWIATFPMEDWVGGRTSELSAVGLLPAALQGIDIHAMLAGAKEMDAATRIPNLKSNPAALLALSWYYVGNGKGEKDMVILPYKDSLLLFSRYLQQLVMESLGKEKDLDGNIVHQGIAVYGNKGSTDQHAYVQQLREGVANFFATFIEVLKDREGSSPEIDPGITSGDYLSGFLQGTRKALYENNRQSITVTIPEVNPYTVGALIALYERAVSIYGFLVNVNAYHQPGVEAGKKAAAEILDLQTKVVNLIQQEGKPMYLSQIAEKIGATQDTEAIYKIVRHLAANDRGIALHGNLGKPSTLTVSTN; from the coding sequence ATGGATGCAGCGGCACTCTGGCAACGTTACCAAGACTGGCTTTACTATCACGAAGGTTTGGGATTTTACCTTGATGTCAGTCGCATGGGATTTGATGACAAATTTTTACAGACGTTGCAGCCAAAGTTGGATAAAGCATTTAAAGACCTAGCTGCATTAGAAGCAGGTGCGATCGCCAACCCCGACGAAAACCGCATGGTTGGGCACTATTGGTTACGCGATCCAGACAGAGCACCCACAGCCGAACTCAAACAAGGAATCATCGATACTGTAGAGAAAATCGAAGCATTTGTCCACAAAATTCACAGTGGAGAAATCCATCCCCCCAACGCCGAAAAATTTACCGACCTTCTCTCCATCGGCATTGGCGGTTCCGCTTTAGGCCCGCAATTTGTTGCCGAAGCCCTAGCCCCTGACTTTCCTCCATTAGCAATTCATTTTATCGACAATAGCGATCCAGCGGGGATCGATCGCACCCTCACCAAACTTAGAGACAGACTCGCCACCACCCTAGTATTAGTCATCTCCAAATCAGGCGGCACCCCCGAACCCCGCAACGGCATGATCGAAGTGCAAAATGCCTTTGCCACCCAAGGATTAGACTTTGCCAAACACGCCATTGCTACAACCGGAGTTGGCAGTAACCTAGACAAAACCGCCCATTCCCAAGATTGGATCGCAACCTTCCCGATGGAAGACTGGGTAGGCGGACGCACCTCCGAACTGTCAGCAGTCGGCTTACTCCCCGCAGCTTTACAAGGCATCGACATTCACGCCATGTTAGCCGGGGCAAAAGAAATGGATGCCGCTACTCGCATCCCCAACTTAAAAAGTAACCCAGCCGCCTTACTTGCCCTATCCTGGTACTACGTGGGCAACGGTAAAGGCGAAAAAGACATGGTAATTTTGCCTTACAAAGACAGCTTGCTACTGTTTAGCCGTTACCTGCAACAGTTAGTCATGGAATCTTTAGGCAAAGAAAAAGACCTCGACGGCAACATAGTCCATCAAGGTATTGCCGTATATGGTAACAAAGGCTCAACCGACCAACACGCCTACGTTCAACAGCTACGCGAAGGAGTTGCCAATTTCTTTGCCACTTTCATTGAAGTATTAAAAGACCGCGAAGGTTCATCCCCCGAAATCGATCCAGGAATTACTTCTGGCGATTATCTCTCAGGTTTCTTACAAGGAACTCGCAAAGCACTTTACGAAAATAACCGTCAATCAATCACCGTTACTATTCCTGAAGTTAATCCTTACACAGTCGGCGCACTAATCGCTCTTTACGAACGTGCCGTCAGTATCTACGGTTTTTTAGTCAACGTTAACGCCTATCATCAACCGGGAGTCGAAGCCGGGAAAAAAGCCGCCGCTGAAATTTTGGATCTACAAACAAAAGTAGTTAATTTAATTCAGCAAGAAGGCAAACCGATGTATTTAAGTCAAATTGCCGAAAAAATAGGCGCAACTCAAGATACAGAGGCAATTTACAAAATTGTTCGCCATCTAGCCGCAAACGATCGCGGCATTGCCCTTCATGGCAACTTAGGCAAACCTAGCACTTTAACTGTTTCTACCAATTAG
- a CDS encoding 2OG-Fe dioxygenase family protein, with amino-acid sequence MQTLLGSTELEYAMMFTLQRVDRVRLDDFKPFFSDLPVDPYIQGKYRQRRLSRFKVSSDEVVKLPHGHLFQSKSYNPLVGDVKREYAELDDGLIGLVEFKKLLFAFSDFCKLNSVALEVGVHQIRTTCSPTNFGNPAPEGIHRDGTDLIGIFAVDRQNVQGGETHLYKNRKQDPVFKQVLNPGELLLVNDREFFHYTTPIKPETEGIGTRDVFVLTCPSLIED; translated from the coding sequence ATGCAAACATTATTAGGCTCAACGGAATTGGAATATGCAATGATGTTTACATTGCAAAGAGTCGATCGCGTTCGTTTAGATGATTTCAAACCATTTTTTAGCGACCTTCCTGTAGATCCTTATATTCAAGGTAAATACCGTCAAAGAAGATTGTCGCGCTTTAAAGTGTCCTCTGATGAAGTAGTAAAACTACCTCACGGTCATTTATTTCAAAGTAAAAGCTACAACCCTTTAGTAGGCGATGTAAAAAGAGAATATGCCGAATTAGATGATGGGTTAATCGGATTGGTTGAATTTAAAAAATTACTATTTGCCTTCAGTGATTTTTGCAAATTAAATTCAGTAGCACTGGAAGTAGGAGTGCATCAAATTCGCACTACTTGTTCACCAACAAACTTTGGCAACCCAGCACCAGAAGGCATTCATAGAGATGGCACTGACTTAATTGGCATTTTCGCAGTTGACAGACAAAATGTTCAAGGCGGCGAAACTCATTTATATAAAAATCGCAAACAAGACCCAGTTTTCAAACAAGTTTTAAATCCAGGCGAATTACTACTAGTAAACGATCGAGAATTTTTTCACTACACTACTCCCATCAAACCCGAAACCGAAGGCATTGGGACAAGAGACGTATTTGTATTGACTTGCCCCAGTTTGATTGAGGATTAG
- a CDS encoding HpcH/HpaI aldolase family protein, which produces MGKNHVKQKLQQGEVVIGPFINCTYPAFIEICGHAGFDFAVIDMEHGPLHTLAAEDLCRAADCVGLSAIVRVRKNDPPQIQRALDIGSAGVQVPQIETKTEAEAVIRSAKYHPLGSRGLSLNTRAGMYTAAGTEIIHKLNAESLVVVHVEGKRGVDNIEEIVSVPHIDVVFLGPYDLSQSLGIPGQVGDTRVVELMKQCVTKIRSAQKAVGTFADNPEMAKLWIDAGVQYIALGVDVAIFLRACQALVKAVRS; this is translated from the coding sequence ATGGGCAAAAACCACGTAAAACAGAAACTCCAGCAAGGCGAAGTCGTAATCGGGCCATTTATTAATTGTACTTATCCTGCGTTCATCGAAATTTGTGGACACGCGGGGTTTGACTTCGCAGTTATCGACATGGAACACGGGCCTTTACATACTTTAGCAGCAGAAGATCTCTGTCGGGCAGCTGATTGTGTGGGGCTTAGTGCGATCGTCCGCGTTCGCAAAAACGACCCACCACAAATTCAACGCGCCCTCGATATTGGCAGCGCAGGTGTCCAAGTCCCACAAATTGAAACTAAAACCGAAGCCGAAGCAGTAATACGTAGTGCTAAATATCACCCTTTGGGCAGTCGCGGTCTTTCTTTAAATACCCGCGCCGGAATGTATACTGCCGCAGGCACAGAAATTATACATAAATTAAATGCAGAATCTTTAGTAGTGGTTCATGTAGAAGGGAAACGAGGTGTAGACAACATAGAAGAGATTGTCAGCGTTCCTCACATTGATGTCGTTTTTCTTGGCCCTTATGATTTGTCCCAGTCTTTGGGAATTCCCGGACAGGTGGGCGATACCCGTGTAGTGGAGTTAATGAAACAATGTGTCACTAAAATCCGCAGCGCGCAAAAAGCCGTTGGCACTTTCGCGGATAACCCAGAAATGGCTAAATTATGGATTGATGCTGGAGTGCAATACATTGCTTTGGGAGTGGATGTGGCAATCTTTCTTCGCGCTTGTCAAGCTTTGGTCAAGGCAGTGAGAAGTTAA
- a CDS encoding response regulator transcription factor, whose amino-acid sequence MSLIIVVADDDLPMRLFVSEYLEMCGYSVIAAEDGQTALELVEKYHPHLLVTDIMMPRMDGYQLVRQVRQRPEFRLLPVVFLTERNSTEERIRGYKLGCDSYLPKPFEIHELGAIIRNLLERSQIMQTEWHLRMQTPTLSGNTNTSAQTAVTIGNLSKREKEVLELITRGLSNIEIGDRLHLSARTIEKYVSNLLRKTETSNRAELVRIAIEQRLIE is encoded by the coding sequence ATGTCCTTGATAATCGTAGTTGCAGATGACGATCTGCCGATGCGTCTTTTTGTCAGTGAATATTTAGAGATGTGCGGCTATTCAGTAATAGCGGCTGAGGATGGTCAAACAGCACTGGAGTTAGTGGAAAAATATCATCCTCATTTACTGGTGACAGACATCATGATGCCGCGAATGGACGGCTATCAATTAGTGCGACAAGTTCGCCAGCGTCCTGAATTTCGGTTGTTGCCAGTCGTATTTTTGACCGAAAGAAATTCTACGGAGGAAAGAATTCGTGGCTATAAATTAGGGTGTGATTCTTATTTACCCAAACCTTTTGAAATTCACGAATTGGGAGCTATTATTCGCAATTTGCTGGAGCGATCGCAAATTATGCAAACAGAGTGGCATTTGCGAATGCAGACACCTACGTTATCAGGAAATACCAACACATCTGCCCAAACAGCTGTGACTATTGGAAATTTGAGTAAACGAGAAAAAGAAGTCCTAGAATTAATTACTCGTGGGTTATCAAATATAGAAATTGGCGATCGACTACATTTGAGTGCAAGAACTATTGAAAAATACGTCAGTAACTTGCTCAGAAAAACCGAAACTAGCAACCGAGCGGAGCTAGTACGGATTGCTATTGAACAGCGTTTAATCGAATAA
- a CDS encoding low molecular weight protein-tyrosine-phosphatase — translation MPYKLLFVCLGNICRSPSAENIMNHLINQAGLSKEIICDSAGTSSYHVGSPPDRRMSAAAKLRGIQLVGEARQFQRSDFEKFDLILAMDKENYRDILAIDRSRQYEDKVKLMCDFCTKHNLKEVPDPYYGGPEGFNQVIDLLLDACEGLLNYVISQQQSV, via the coding sequence ATGCCTTACAAATTATTGTTTGTCTGTTTAGGTAATATCTGTCGTTCTCCTTCGGCAGAAAACATTATGAATCATCTAATTAACCAAGCAGGTTTAAGTAAGGAAATTATTTGTGATTCTGCGGGAACTTCTAGTTATCATGTTGGTAGTCCTCCAGATCGAAGGATGAGTGCCGCAGCTAAACTTAGAGGGATTCAATTAGTAGGTGAAGCGCGTCAATTTCAAAGGTCGGATTTTGAGAAGTTCGATTTGATTTTAGCGATGGATAAGGAGAATTATCGGGATATTTTGGCGATCGATCGATCTCGCCAATATGAAGATAAAGTCAAACTAATGTGTGATTTTTGTACTAAACATAACCTCAAGGAAGTCCCTGATCCTTATTATGGTGGCCCTGAAGGATTCAATCAGGTAATCGATCTTTTATTAGATGCCTGTGAAGGTTTGTTGAACTATGTTATCAGTCAGCAACAGTCAGTTTAA
- a CDS encoding HAD-IA family hydrolase gives MQHPKVIFLDAVGTLFGVKGSVGEVYSKITQKFGVEVSPEELDRAFYNSFKKSEKMAFPGVPPEEIPLKEFEWWEAVAINTFQEAGVWEKFTDFASFFTELYDHFATAEPWFIYPDVIPALENWQNLGITLGVLSNFDTRLYSVLEALELSQFFSSVTISTEVGAAKPEAEIFDAGLAKHDCSADAAWHIGDSFKEDYQGAKAVGLRAIWLNRT, from the coding sequence ATGCAGCACCCAAAAGTAATTTTTTTAGATGCAGTTGGCACACTTTTTGGCGTTAAAGGTAGTGTGGGCGAAGTTTATAGCAAAATTACCCAAAAGTTTGGTGTAGAAGTTTCTCCAGAAGAGTTAGATCGTGCTTTCTACAACAGCTTTAAAAAGAGTGAAAAAATGGCTTTTCCCGGCGTTCCTCCAGAAGAAATTCCCCTCAAAGAGTTTGAATGGTGGGAAGCAGTAGCAATTAACACTTTTCAAGAAGCAGGAGTTTGGGAAAAGTTTACTGATTTTGCTAGCTTTTTTACTGAACTTTACGATCATTTTGCGACTGCTGAACCTTGGTTTATTTATCCTGATGTAATTCCCGCTTTAGAAAATTGGCAAAATTTAGGCATAACTTTAGGGGTGCTTTCCAATTTTGATACTCGTCTTTATTCAGTTTTAGAAGCTTTGGAGTTGAGTCAATTTTTCTCTTCTGTGACGATTTCTACTGAAGTAGGTGCGGCAAAACCAGAAGCGGAAATTTTTGATGCTGGGTTAGCAAAACATGATTGTTCTGCTGATGCAGCTTGGCATATTGGTGATAGTTTTAAGGAAGATTATCAAGGTGCAAAAGCTGTTGGTTTAAGAGCAATCTGGCTAAATCGTACCTAA
- a CDS encoding serine O-acetyltransferase has product MNSVNQFFTILELILVFPQLLLFYLTTQKQIIIADVQKWVSIFELKSSSNLINLLTLISRNQEFRNLYYYRISKGNLLARIFMKIIKIFYPECSTLFIDPSCNIGEGLFIQHGFSTIIMADMGKDCWVNQQVSIGYKDKTGRPKIGNNVRITAGAKVLGNINLGNNVTVGANAVVTKNVPDNCVVVGVPAYIIKRDGLKVKEDLV; this is encoded by the coding sequence ATGAATAGTGTTAATCAATTTTTTACTATTTTAGAATTAATCCTGGTATTTCCTCAATTACTCTTATTCTATCTGACTACACAAAAGCAAATTATTATTGCTGATGTCCAAAAATGGGTAAGCATATTTGAATTGAAAAGTTCCTCAAATTTAATAAATTTACTAACTTTAATTTCTCGAAATCAAGAATTTCGCAATCTTTATTACTATCGAATCAGTAAGGGAAATTTATTAGCTAGAATTTTCATGAAAATAATTAAAATATTTTATCCCGAATGTTCCACACTGTTTATTGACCCATCTTGTAATATAGGCGAAGGATTATTCATTCAACATGGTTTTAGTACAATTATTATGGCAGATATGGGTAAAGATTGCTGGGTAAATCAACAAGTTTCTATTGGTTATAAAGATAAAACAGGCCGTCCTAAAATCGGTAATAATGTGAGAATTACTGCCGGAGCAAAAGTTTTAGGAAATATCAATTTGGGAAATAATGTTACCGTAGGAGCAAACGCAGTTGTCACAAAAAATGTTCCTGATAATTGTGTAGTGGTCGGTGTTCCTGCTTATATTATTAAAAGAGATGGTTTGAAAGTAAAAGAAGATTTAGTTTAA
- a CDS encoding DUF6816 family protein gives MRGFWFFCLVLVCCFWCAEVRAGTLNDRLSKFPNWDSKPVISAVKGTEDLVYPDWIEGTWNVSSTLVEMVAPLAPDFVSPGFEGNRQFLDKTINFLVRFVGVNEQQPEIIGYPFSQLKTQNLLRTATLTKLKTIRVVADRSFNGLNIAKATLGDRSILSVNVDRNNPNRQITYLPGEKQLIYLITNRATEQPNPEQFIATEISQQIFRGSTQVYLNEVETTTIYQHQQSSKNPISAEQITAIYLSPKDPNYFIANDKPVALYHYHLEFYPQAN, from the coding sequence GTGAGAGGTTTTTGGTTTTTTTGTTTGGTTTTAGTGTGTTGTTTTTGGTGTGCTGAGGTGAGGGCGGGTACGCTGAACGATCGCTTATCTAAATTCCCTAATTGGGATAGTAAACCTGTGATTTCGGCGGTGAAAGGTACTGAAGATTTGGTTTATCCCGATTGGATTGAGGGTACTTGGAATGTTAGCAGTACTTTGGTGGAAATGGTAGCACCTTTGGCTCCTGATTTTGTTAGTCCTGGTTTTGAGGGTAATCGACAATTTTTAGATAAAACCATCAATTTTCTAGTCCGTTTTGTCGGTGTAAATGAACAACAACCAGAAATAATAGGTTATCCCTTTTCCCAACTCAAAACTCAAAACCTGCTACGCACCGCTACGCTAACAAAACTCAAAACTATAAGGGTGGTTGCCGATCGCTCTTTTAATGGATTAAATATTGCTAAGGCTACTTTGGGCGATCGATCTATCCTTTCTGTAAATGTCGATCGAAATAATCCAAATCGGCAAATTACTTATTTACCAGGCGAAAAACAACTAATTTATCTGATTACTAATCGCGCCACTGAACAACCGAATCCTGAGCAATTTATTGCTACAGAAATTTCCCAACAAATATTTCGTGGGTCAACTCAAGTTTATTTAAATGAGGTAGAAACTACTACCATTTATCAACATCAGCAATCCTCAAAAAATCCCATTTCCGCAGAACAAATAACCGCTATTTATTTATCGCCTAAAGACCCTAATTATTTTATCGCTAATGACAAGCCTGTTGCTCTATATCACTACCATTTAGAATTTTACCCTCAAGCTAATTGA
- a CDS encoding ChuX/HutX family heme-like substrate-binding protein: MSNYDQLPTTKIIMSANLKEFLEACENLGTLRLIVTSSAGVLEVRSPIKKLFYAEIPKGKYANMHADDFEFHLNMDKITQVKFETGEAKRGNFTTYAIRFLDEQQESAFSAFLQWGKPGEYEPGQVEAWQALKEKYGEVWEPVPVEEI; the protein is encoded by the coding sequence ATTTCTAATTATGACCAACTACCAACTACCAAAATAATTATGTCTGCTAACTTGAAAGAATTTCTGGAAGCTTGTGAAAATTTAGGTACACTGCGTTTAATTGTCACTAGCAGTGCTGGAGTTTTGGAAGTCCGTAGTCCAATTAAAAAGCTTTTTTATGCGGAAATTCCTAAAGGTAAGTATGCGAATATGCACGCTGATGATTTTGAATTTCACTTGAATATGGACAAAATTACTCAGGTGAAGTTTGAAACTGGTGAGGCGAAACGGGGTAATTTTACTACTTATGCAATTCGCTTTTTGGATGAACAGCAAGAATCTGCTTTTAGTGCGTTTTTACAATGGGGAAAACCGGGAGAATATGAACCGGGACAAGTGGAAGCTTGGCAAGCTTTAAAGGAGAAGTATGGGGAGGTTTGGGAACCTGTTCCTGTGGAGGAGATTTAA